GCTAAGCGGGAGGGAGTGGGCCAGGTGACACACGGCAAGGGCGATCCAAGCGTCCATGGCAATTTCCGAGGAAGTAGGCAGGAAGTAGGCAAAGGAGCCAGTGTACAGATGTGCGTCATATCATGGCGCTCACGAGCACAACCAACGTGAAGGGAAGAAAGGGGAGTGTGGGAGTGTGGCAGTGTGGGCGATGGGCAAGCTACTAGTAGGTGCTACGGTACTGCAAAAGGCAAAAGTCATCACTAACGAGTGCGCTCTGCAGAGATGCGGTTTCCAGTCACGGTCGAGTCATGGTGCAGTCCGAGTCAGAGTGGTGATTGGATGACGAGGCGAGTTGGCGGGAGATATGCAGGGCGCTTTCCTTGCAGCATCGGTGTCGCGGCTGAGACACGGTGACTGACGACGTTGTGACTTGCTGACCTGTGGCTGGCCGGCGCGCGGGTTGACGTGGTTTGCAGACAGGAAGCCGTTCCTTGCAGTGCTTGGAGGGCTTGCGGACGGTGCATGAGAGAGTGGGCTCAGGGGGCAGCAGAGGAGAGGAGGGGCCGGTGTTTTGGCTGGCTTGTCACGTCATGGATGCAGCAGAAGCAGAGGAGGGCAGCGTGTTCCCGGCAGGCAGAGAGGCGGTCGAGCAGCAGCTGGCGTGGGTTAGTGGTCGAACATGTCATGGTGGTGGTCGAGCATATCATGGTGGTGGTCGAGCATGTCATGGTGgtcgaggtggtggtggtctTCGCAGCGTGCACGAGGTGCTGCATGAATGGCTAATTTGCGCACCGACAGGCTGTCGCTGTTTCACAGTGCATGCAACCCAGCCAGGATGCTAGCCTGCTGGCTTGCCAGTGAACGGAGATGCAGCTGGTGTGGCCAGCAGGCGCGTCGAaggtagcggtagggcgGCGGTGTCGATGCTCCCCTGCGCCCAAGGTCAGACCCGGCGGTGGAGATGATGGTCGCGGAGGGCATGGCCGTGGCCAGGCTGGGACGAGCGGTTGTTTATGTACCACCAGCTGGGTACGTGCTCGTGCGGGCTACTGCTGGGCCGAGCGGTGGTTGATGCTCTCCTTTCTCTAAGATTGCCCAGCCGCGCCTGACGAGCGTCTCGCGCTGCATTCGCCCACTTCTCCCCACGCACGTCAGGAACACGACGGGTCCATTGATAGCGGACTGTGTCGCCCTGTACCGTCTGGAGTTGCTTGCGCTGCCTGCGTTGCTTGCTTTACCTGCGGTACCTGCGTTGCCTGCACTGCGCTGCCCGAGCCCTCTGCGCCGCTGCGCCTTTGAAGAGCCGCGCCCGTCCTTGCACCTGCATGTGAAGCTGCGCTGTCAGCCAACCTCCACCGATCGACCTCAGCGCGACCGACGCGCCCGCCACCCACCCACGACGCCAACGGCTATCGCAGGCCCACTTGGACTGCTGGACCGCTGCACCGCTGCACCGCTGCACCGCTGCACCGCTGCACTGCTGCACTGCACACTGCGcgccgcccaccgcccaccatccaccgcccaccgcccaccgcccactgcctgccgcccgccgcccgccgcccgccgcccgccgcccgctGCCTGCCCGCGCAGTCCAGCCTCTCCTCCCTCTCTCCCCTCCCCCCTCCGCAGAGCTTGCGCCGCACCGCCTGTGgacgcagcagcagccgaaACACACTCGCAGCAGCTGCCAAAACACACTAGCCGCACAGCTCGCCGCACCTCATGTCCGTGGTGCTGCAGCCGAGTGCACAGCAGCACGCCCAGCACTCCCAGCACGCCCAACACGCCCAGCACTCCCCCCGAGCGCGACGACCCTCGACCGGCGCGTCGTCCAACACGCCCAACACGCCCCGCGCACAGCCGCCGCCCCCCTCGACGCAGCACTCGTCCGCCATGAGCCCCAACAGCGCTGCCACCGCCCCCGGGCCCATGCCGCCCCCACGCACCTCGTCGCACCGCTCCACCAACGCTCCGGGGAGCGCAGGCCGGAGAGCGAACGAGGCGAGCTCCAGTCGCCCCCAGCCGGGACACAGCCGCTCGGCCACCGCCGTGGGCCAGCCTCCTGTCGGCACTCACCTGCCCCGCGAGGAAAGCGCCGTCATCAGCAGGATAGGCGTCTCCGACCCCCAGGACGACATTGCTCGCGAGCAGGCGCGGCAGGCGGAGCGCGTGCCCATTGCCTCGGGCGCCGACCTGACGCCCATCACCGGTCTCGGCCTGGTGGGCAGCGAGGGCGTCGACGATGGCGGCCGGGGCGCTGGCGGCAAGAGCAGACAGGACCACTCCAAGACCGAGGGCTCCACCAAGCGGACCAAGTTTGGTAACTACATCCTGGGCCAGACgctgggcgagggcgagTTTGGCAAGGTCAAGATGGGCTGGAAGCGCGACAGCAGCGTCGAGGTGGCCATCAAGCTCATAAGAAGAGAGACGCTGGGCAGCAACTCGAACCGGCTGCAGAAAATCTACCGCGAGATCCACATCTTGCGCGGCCTCGACCACCCCAACATCGTGCGCCTGCACGAGATGGTCGAGACAGAACGGCACATTGGTATCATCCTGGAGTACGCATCGGGCGGTGAGCTCTTCGACTACATCCTCAACCATCGCTACCTGAAAGACGGCCCGGCGCGTAAACTGTTTGCCCAGCTCATCTCAGGCGTTGGCTACCTGCACAAGAAGGGCATCGTGCACCGAGATCTGAAGCTCGAGAACCTGCTGCTGGACCGCAACAAGAACATCATCATCACCGATTTTGGCTTCGCCAACACCTTCGACCCCAAGGACGAGCTGGGCGAGGAGATCGAGTACAGGCTGGGTGATAAGGACTTTATAAGGTCCATGGGCCTCGACCAGCCTGACGCTCGTCGCGGCGATCTCATGCAGACCAGCTGTGGAAGCCCGTGCTACGCTGCGCCGGAGCTCGTTGTCAGCGACTCTCTCTACACCGGTTGCAAGGTTGACGTATGGAGTTGCGGTGTGATTTTGGTAAGCTGTTCGAGCACGTCCTCACTTCCGCGAGCTGACCCCATGCAGTACGCCATGTTGGCGGGCTACTTGCCCTTTGACGATGACCCAGCGAACCCCGAGGGTGACAACATAAACCTTCTCTACAAGTACATTGTTTCCACCCCGCTCACGTTTCCCGAATACGTCACACCGCACGCAAGGGATCTTCTCAAGCGGATACTCGTACCCGACCCAAGAAAACGTGCCGATCTGTTCGAGGTCGCGCGTCACAGCTGGCTGGCAGACTACGCACACGTCGTGGGCTTCATCACCACCAGCAATGCCGCCGAGACCCAGCAGCAAGGCTCCGTCTATGCTAGTAAGCACCCACGCAAGCCTCAGTGCGAGTTCGACTGTACTGACCCCGCAGCAGAAGATCCATACGAGCAGCCGCCGCCTCTTGCCAGAAGTGCATCCGTCCGCGAGCCCACCAAGACGCAAGCACCCCCTTCAGCACACGGCGGGCTTACAGCCAAACGAGACCAGATCAATCCTACGACGGAGAAGCCGAAGACGACTCGTGACAACAAACGCCGAACCGTACAGGTCGAATACGTTGCCCCCCAATCGCAGACCCAGCGGGGCGAGGCCTCACCACCTACCGTCTCTGCAGATGCAACACCGAAGGCTCGTCCCCTCGAGCGTGTACCAGTCGAACCCACACCCACAACCACAGACGGCTACCAGTCGTCCTCCGGTGCAAGACCGCCTCGCTCTTCTGGGACAGCTGCAGCTCCCCCGCAGGTTCGACCGGGTGGCCAGACCCAGAGGTCAGTCTCGGACTACTCTGCTTTCGGCCCTGCGCCCGCAGCAGCACAACGACCATCGACAGGCGGTACCCTTGGTGGATCAAGGATGCCTTCGCGAGGCAACTCCTACGCAcagccagcagcagctaCAGTGGCTCCCACCAACGCCGAAGGTCGCTTCTCGCAGCCCAAAGGCAAGACCTACTCCATCTCTGCGCCATACCCCCAACAGGAGCCTGCGGGCATGGGCGAACCAAGTATAGGACAGCCAAGCACACAGCGAGTGCAGTCGACTCAGATCGGACCCACAGGCGGGCATCCCAAGGGTGGCCACAAGCGATCTAACACTGTGACCGAGACTATAGGCCGTATGACTTCCATGTTTGGAGGCCGTCAGAACTCTTACAGCCAAGACCCTAAGGGATCCTTTACCTCGCAGGACTCTTACGGCAGGCAGGATGAGGAGAGGAAGCAAAAGAGATACCCTCCTACGTCCATGCCCACCTCCATGTCAAACGACAACTCGATTGGATCCTCGGGTCCTAGGCCAAGCACAGACTCAAGGCGCCGTCCCTCATTCAGCTTTTCACGCAAGAACACCGACGACGGAACCAAGACTCGACGCTTCTCCTTGCTGCCATCGTCGTTCTCGAAGAACTTTGGCTCTCAGAGAGAAAGCATGCCTGCAGATGGCTACGGCCAACGCCGCGGCTCCAACGTTGGTCGAGCCCGCAACGGCTCTCGATCTGGCATGGCCTTCGGCCGCGGCACAGAATCTCGTTCTCCTAGTCAGAGCACTATGGGAAGCAACGCCGTACCTGGCTTCTACGACGGCCAGCAAGACAGCAACTCCCGCATTCGACACGCCAACGCCAGCGCCACCTCGCATGCCGCGCCGGGCCCTTCGTCCGCACCACCCCACCAGACGCAGTTCGACCACCCCGACCAGGCAGCCGTCGGTGATGACAAGTTCCCTAACCCCCAGCAACCGCACCCCAGCCAGGCGCCCAATCGGCCGTACGGACGCCACCCTAACGATAGCCAGGCCAGCGAGCAGATGACGCCAACACAGTCTCATGGCTCGCAGCCGCAGCGCGCGCAGTACCCACAGGGCATGGGCGGGGATCAGGAGCAGAGAGGTGGCAAGCTGCAAAAGAGCCGCAAGTTCGCGGACGCCTACGAGGACTCGGGTGCGAACAAGGGCAGCTCAGGCAGCAGTAAGAAGGTCATGGACTTTTTCCGTCAAATGGGACGCAGGAGAGCGGGCAAGTAAGCGAAGCCACTCGGAGCGAGGACGACATTCTTGAACATATTGTTCGAACCAGCACATGTATCGGGCAGCGACCACGCATATCGCGCTGTCTGCAGCAACAAAGCAGGAAGAGGCAGAAGTACAGATGGAACTTTTTTTTTTGTGTCGCGTCTTTGCTTGCATCGCTGGATAGAGCATCAGCGAATGGGGATTCGATAATACTTGCATTAGGTGGCGTTTTTTCTTCCTCTGTTCTTCTTTCATTCATCGTTCTCCGGCCAAAGAAAGGCGTTATTGACATATCCGCGCgcccgctgctgctgcttgtATGGTTGTTTGTTGAGGCACGAGGGTGCCTGTAATCTCTACTTTCCACTTTTGTaattcttttttttttcctttCAAAACGATGATGAAGgggaagaagaaagagggGGGGAAGGATGACGCATGGTGTGGAGACGTGCAGAGCAGAGCGAGAAAGCGGTTTTTTGACACAAAGTACAAGTACTGTAGCGTAGCGTAGCGTATAGCGTATTGTGTACAGAGGGTGCGAAATGGAAATTACTTGCCACTACTGTACTCGAACCATGAACTTGATCTCGGACTTGGATTTGGACCATTGACCTTTGCACTTGGTCCAGAACTAATTGTTCCCCGCTCTATTCACGTCCATCTGGAAATGCCATCATTCTACCACACTCGTCTCCAACATCACAGTATCCCAGGACTGGACTGGGAATCTTGTATCCGAATACACGACTTCCATGTACACAAATGTAGGACTCTACCATTCTACAACCAAGACGGCAATCACACgcacccccccccccccccttctCTATCTTCCCTCTCGCACATGGACTTGCTCAGGGCCTTTGCAGATGTGTTTTTTTTTCCTCTCATCTCGTCTTGTGTTCTCTTCACCTTGAGCTCTGGAGGTCTCACCGCACCGAACTACGGGAATAGCCATCTGCCGGTCCACCATCTCCATACGTTCGTCGACTCGGGATCGGTCTTACACCCCCCCGCCTGCTCGGCTTGGCTCGGCTTGTCGTGTGTGTTTGGGCAGCTCGATGTGCTCAGGGCTGGTGGTTGTGAGGATTGCGGGCACGGAGAGTGGTGGTGTTGAGGTTGGAGTACTGGGTCTTGCTGTTACGGATAATGGGCGAAGGCATGGAGAGGGGCGGGGAGAAAGAGACAGGGGGCTAGGCGGAGGGGAGGTGGAATCTGGTATTATACAGGATCTGCCCAACGCGCACTCGGGTGCGATGAGAATGTGTGCGAGGCGACGCGCGACGTGCGCGGTCGTTGCCAGGCACCGCCGATGCGAGTGTGGGGTTTGGATTGGTATCTACTGCGGCGGCAGCTCGCCGCCCTCCCTGCTCCCTCCGCTCTGCGTCTTCTCCTTGACGGCCTGTGCAACGCTCTCGACcttgctgccgccgccgctgttGAGGAACGAGAGGTAGCAGTTCCAGCCCAGCGAGATGACGTTGACGACCAGCACGCGCAGGTCTGCGGGCACGTACTTGAAGTTGACGAATTGCACCCACGGCCATACCATGAAGTTCTTGGTCAGCCCGGGCACGTAGGCGCTGTTGAGTCGGTCCTTGACTGACGAGCCTTCCAGGTAGGCCATCGAGGTCAGGAAGAGGCCTGGGGGTATTAGTGGTCGATTGGAGGATGGTGAAAAGGAAGGACGCACCCATGTTTACAGGCGCAAAGAGGAACTGATCGCATGCTACGCGGGCAACAATTGTACCGTTCTTGGACGAGAGGTTGACGTGCTTGGTCAGGATGCCGTACCAGGTCGTGGCTGCGGGACCGAAGATGACTATAGAGCTGTCAACACGCCGGCCTTGTTGGTTGTGCCCTGGTGCTGGCAGACGTACTACCGCCGTAGCCAGCCATGCGGAGCGTGCGCATGGGGTCATGTTTGTCGAGACCGCGCTTCTCGACCAGCTGCTGCGCCATGCAATCTCCCGTGCCGAAGAGGATCTGGAGCTGTTGTCAGCTCTTCATCTCCCATGTGTCTCCGATGGGTGTGCTATCGAGTGCAGCAGGCGTAGCGAGGATGAGACCGAGTCTGTTTGTACGATTGCGGTCGTTGCAGGTATGGTCGTCGCGCTTCGGGCTCGCTCTTGCGCAATGGTTTGCCGGGAGGCTGA
This genomic interval from Ascochyta rabiei chromosome 5, complete sequence contains the following:
- a CDS encoding Protein required for ethanol metabolism; its protein translation is MAFRWYQAKLKTAPLATQAITTAILFGTGDCMAQQLVEKRGLDKHDPMRTLRMAGYGGIIFGPAATTWYGILTKHVNLSSKNGTIVARVACDQFLFAPVNMGLFLTSMAYLEGSSVKDRLNSAYVPGLTKNFMVWPWVQFVNFKYVPADLRVLVVNVISLGWNCYLSFLNSGGGSKVESVAQAVKEKTQSGGSREGGELPPQ